Proteins found in one Fusarium keratoplasticum isolate Fu6.1 chromosome 12, whole genome shotgun sequence genomic segment:
- a CDS encoding Catalase-peroxidase yields the protein MHGISSAWLLLASGVLPLVAGDGCPFAKRATDSGSDLFPPREIAEDFGRCRVAGNAAGAGTRSRDFWPCQLRLDVLRQFSPQINPLGEEFDYVEAFKTLDYEALKKDLHKLVTDSQDWWPADFGHYGGLFIRMAWHSAGTYRAIDGRGGGGMGQQRFAPLNSWPDNQNLDKARRLLWPIKQKYGNKISWADLILLAGNVALESMDFEPIGFGAGRADTWQSDESVYWGAETTFVPKGNDVRYNGSKDVVDRADKLEKPLGAIRTRLGAPPLANA from the exons atgcACGGCATCTCTTCAGCTTGGCTGCTGCTAGCCTCGGGCGTCTTGCCTCTGGTGGCTGGTGACGGCTGTCCTTTTGCCAAGAGGGCCACCGACTCTGGTTCTGACTTGTTCCCTCCAAGGGAGATTGCGGAAGACTTTGGACGATGCCGTGTCGCTGGTAATGCTGCCGGTGCTGGTACTCGAAGCCGTGACTTTTGGCCCTGTCAGTTGAGGCTCGATGTGTTGCGTCAGTTCTCGCCTCAGATTAACCCATTGGGCGAGGAGTTTGACTATGTGGAGGCGTTCAAGACGCTTGACT ATGAGGCTCTGAAGAAGGATCTGCACAAGCTCGTCACAGATTCACAGGATTGGTGGCCTGCTGACTTTGGCCACTATGGAGGTCTGTTTATCCGTATGGCCTGGCACAGCGCTGGCACCTACCGCGCCATTGAcggccgtggtggtggtggcatg GGTCAACAGCGTTTTGCTCCCCTCAACAGCTGGCCCGATAACCAGAACCTTGACAAGGCTCGCCGCCTTCTCT GGCCCATCAAGCAAAAGTATGGCAACAAGATCTCTTGGGCCGATcttatcctcctcgccggcaACGTCGCCCTCGAGTCTATGGACTTTGAGCCTATTGGCTTTGGCGCTGGCCGTGCCGATACCTGGCAATCTGACGAATCCGTCTACTGGGGTGCTGAGACCACCTTTGTCCCCAAGGGCAACGACGTCCGCTACAACGGCAGCAAGGATGTTGTCGATCGCGccgacaagctcgagaagcctCTAGGGGCTATCC GGACACGCCTAGGCGCGCCTCCACTCGCGAACGCGTAG